A genomic region of Micromonospora sp. NBRC 110009 contains the following coding sequences:
- a CDS encoding ribonuclease HI: MRPDEFHRALDLLPAPLHDRALALRTYVKPRHCETCTAVGDAVRLALTAAHYDQLTSAAQLLDTAEQLAIGHHLACRPEHQPGRGQVRRWAETSAPLVAATDASWKGRAGGIGYVASDGRYGLRSRRPGRHDATGCSRVLVSELRAVEFLFTAYDTAPVGMTVLVDSRPALNYLHRWQGGETGAMPAGYDLRPRHAGMKPTLVRLAELVAERPELTFAHVKGHAQHPLNEAADSLAHMARRRVEEPFDVRQRAHDLVEAFLRDWQVALAA; encoded by the coding sequence GTGCGTCCCGATGAGTTCCACCGCGCCCTGGACCTGCTCCCCGCTCCCCTGCACGACCGCGCCCTCGCCCTCCGCACCTACGTCAAGCCCCGCCACTGCGAGACCTGCACGGCGGTTGGCGACGCGGTCCGGCTGGCGCTGACCGCGGCCCACTACGACCAGCTCACCTCGGCGGCGCAGCTGCTCGACACCGCCGAGCAGCTCGCCATCGGCCACCACCTCGCCTGCCGGCCCGAGCACCAGCCGGGCCGCGGCCAGGTCCGCCGCTGGGCGGAGACGTCCGCGCCCCTGGTCGCCGCGACCGACGCCAGCTGGAAGGGGCGCGCCGGCGGCATCGGGTACGTCGCCAGCGACGGCCGCTACGGCCTCCGCAGCCGCCGCCCCGGACGTCACGACGCGACCGGCTGCTCCAGGGTCCTGGTCAGCGAGCTGCGCGCGGTCGAGTTCCTGTTCACCGCGTACGACACCGCGCCGGTCGGCATGACCGTCCTCGTCGACAGCCGCCCGGCGCTGAACTACCTGCACCGCTGGCAGGGCGGCGAGACCGGCGCAATGCCCGCCGGCTACGACCTGCGCCCCCGACACGCGGGCATGAAACCCACCCTGGTCCGGCTTGCCGAGCTGGTGGCCGAGCGCCCGGAGCTGACCTTCGCGCACGTCAAGGGGCACGCGCAGCACCCCCTGAACGAGGCCGCTGACAGTCTCGCGCACATGGCGCGCCGCCGGGTCGAGGAACCGTTCGACGTACGCCAGCGGGCGCACGACCTGGTCGAGGCGTTCCTGCGCGACTGGCAGGTTGCACTGGCCGCCTGA
- a CDS encoding DUF4352 domain-containing protein: MRKATTLALLATGLVALGCGAGSTDDATSKADAGGAKGEDKPAKVAKIGQPVRDGKFEFTVKSSKCGVAKVGSSMLGAKAQGQFCLITVNVKNIGKEAQTLDDSSQKALAANGTEYSSDSEAGLYANKDGSTFFEEINPGNQVTGVFVFDIPKNVKLTKLELHDSAFSGGVTVSLA; this comes from the coding sequence ATGCGCAAGGCCACCACTCTCGCTCTGCTCGCCACCGGTCTCGTCGCGCTGGGCTGCGGTGCCGGCAGCACCGACGACGCCACCAGCAAGGCCGACGCCGGCGGCGCCAAGGGCGAGGACAAGCCGGCGAAGGTCGCGAAGATCGGTCAGCCGGTCCGGGACGGGAAGTTCGAGTTCACCGTCAAGTCGTCGAAGTGCGGCGTAGCCAAGGTCGGCAGCTCGATGCTTGGCGCGAAGGCGCAGGGCCAGTTCTGCCTGATCACGGTCAACGTCAAAAACATCGGCAAGGAGGCGCAGACCCTCGACGACAGCAGCCAGAAGGCCCTCGCCGCCAACGGCACCGAGTACTCGTCCGACAGCGAGGCCGGCCTCTACGCCAACAAGGACGGCAGCACCTTCTTCGAGGAGATCAACCCCGGCAACCAGGTGACCGGCGTGTTTGTCTTCGACATCCCGAAGAACGTGAAGCTCACCAAGCTCGAGCTCCACGACTCGGCGTTCTCCGGCGGCGTGACCGTCTCCCTCGCCTGA
- a CDS encoding N-6 DNA methylase codes for MQENPSVTAAEIARLAGVGRAAVSNWRKRYADFPAPVGGTAASPEFDLGQVEQWLRDQGKLPELSRADRLWRHLAAAMESPATALASVGAYLLARQRGERPARKQLDKQLAGLLPEIDALADELGPQGAFDELWQRFSAPGPGRPFATPDDLADLMVGLAGVGGGAVLDPAAGTGATLRAAVRAGCTAAYGQELDEDLAKLAGLWLALREVPGEVRPGDSLRADAFPGRTVDAVVCHPPFGVTNWGLDELGYDPRWEYGVPPRTEPELAWAQHALAHLRPGGHAVLLMPPTVAGRRGARRIRAELLRRGALRAVIALPSGVAAPHGVPLHLWVLRRPAAEAPAPARALLVDAADGDLAELYARVLSTWRAFAAAPDADLEEAGFARAVPIIELLDEEVDLTPARRQTAAGGEATGERLVRTRKRLAAIVGDLPALIPQVTPEPDGATAPLSVSIAELARTGALQLIGPIRSTGLSDDESAGTTEGPLVLTGRDVATGAEASRRDDGKLGQHVPLAVGDVVVPTVAPQLTARVITSEGVLLGRNLYLLRPNPAALDSWFLAGQLRTSTNEKQTSSLSGTLRYDIRRAQVRRLPLEEQRVHGEAFRRLDAFESAIREAASLGPELVQLTADGLASGALRPSHPSTPRSRKKA; via the coding sequence GTGCAGGAGAACCCGAGTGTCACGGCAGCGGAGATCGCCCGGCTCGCGGGAGTGGGCCGCGCCGCGGTGAGCAACTGGCGCAAGCGGTACGCCGACTTCCCCGCCCCGGTGGGCGGCACGGCGGCCAGCCCCGAGTTCGACCTGGGCCAGGTCGAGCAGTGGCTCCGCGACCAGGGCAAACTCCCCGAGCTGTCCCGAGCCGACCGCCTCTGGCGGCACCTCGCCGCGGCAATGGAGAGCCCCGCGACGGCGCTGGCCAGCGTCGGGGCGTACCTGCTGGCCCGGCAACGCGGCGAGCGACCAGCCCGCAAGCAGCTCGACAAGCAGCTCGCCGGCCTGCTCCCCGAGATCGACGCCCTCGCCGACGAGCTCGGCCCGCAGGGTGCCTTCGACGAGCTATGGCAGCGCTTCTCCGCACCCGGCCCGGGTCGCCCCTTCGCCACCCCCGACGATCTGGCCGACCTGATGGTCGGGCTCGCCGGCGTCGGCGGCGGCGCCGTCCTCGACCCGGCCGCCGGCACCGGCGCCACCCTCCGGGCCGCCGTCCGCGCCGGCTGCACCGCAGCGTACGGGCAGGAGCTCGACGAGGACCTGGCCAAGCTCGCCGGGCTGTGGCTCGCCCTGCGCGAGGTACCCGGAGAGGTCCGCCCCGGCGACTCACTCCGCGCCGACGCGTTCCCCGGCCGCACCGTCGACGCCGTCGTCTGCCACCCACCGTTCGGCGTCACCAACTGGGGTCTCGACGAGCTCGGCTACGACCCGCGCTGGGAGTACGGGGTGCCGCCGCGTACCGAACCGGAGCTGGCCTGGGCGCAGCACGCCCTCGCGCACCTGCGTCCCGGCGGGCACGCCGTCCTGCTGATGCCGCCCACGGTTGCCGGCCGTCGCGGCGCACGGCGGATCCGGGCCGAGCTGCTACGTCGTGGTGCGCTGCGCGCCGTCATCGCGCTCCCAAGCGGGGTGGCCGCGCCGCACGGCGTACCGCTGCACCTGTGGGTGCTGCGGCGGCCGGCAGCCGAGGCGCCCGCACCGGCGCGGGCGCTGCTGGTCGACGCCGCCGACGGCGACCTCGCCGAGCTGTACGCGCGGGTGCTGTCCACCTGGCGGGCCTTCGCCGCCGCGCCGGACGCCGACCTCGAGGAGGCCGGCTTCGCCCGTGCGGTCCCGATCATCGAGCTGCTCGACGAGGAGGTCGACCTCACGCCCGCCCGCCGGCAAACTGCCGCCGGGGGCGAGGCAACCGGGGAACGCCTGGTACGCACCAGGAAGCGGCTCGCCGCGATCGTCGGCGACCTGCCGGCGCTCATACCGCAGGTCACGCCCGAGCCCGACGGGGCAACCGCACCGCTCAGCGTGTCCATCGCCGAGCTGGCCCGCACCGGTGCGCTGCAACTGATCGGCCCGATCCGCTCGACCGGATTGTCGGACGACGAGTCAGCGGGGACGACGGAGGGCCCGTTGGTGCTCACCGGCCGCGATGTCGCCACCGGTGCGGAGGCGTCCAGGCGCGACGACGGCAAGCTGGGGCAGCACGTTCCTCTGGCCGTCGGGGACGTGGTGGTGCCAACAGTCGCCCCGCAGCTCACTGCCCGGGTCATCACATCGGAAGGTGTGCTGCTGGGGCGCAACCTCTACCTGCTGCGACCGAATCCGGCCGCGCTGGACTCGTGGTTCCTCGCGGGGCAGCTGCGTACCAGCACCAACGAGAAGCAGACGTCGAGCCTCTCCGGCACATTGCGTTACGACATCCGGCGGGCCCAGGTACGGCGGCTGCCGCTAGAGGAGCAGCGCGTGCACGGCGAGGCGTTCCGACGACTCGACGCCTTCGAGTCAGCTATCCGAGAGGCAGCGTCACTCGGCCCGGAGTTGGTGCAGCTCACCGCCGACGGCCTCGCCAGTGGCGCCCTGCGCCCCAGTCACCCCTCAACCCCTCGTTCAAGGAAGAAGGCTTGA
- a CDS encoding 8-oxoguanine DNA glycosylase OGG fold protein: MHLPDDASEYDAGVVNGGLRDDERAWFKQKLQDLLTAGELSADERGCVDLQALVMQHVVTLDPERWAARSPAIREGMPARLSSAAWTVSVSRGDVAVVAAECRVTGDWLPLLITSFMWGWGTNGTGPAKLQWVLEGQQDRLSPVLGLDEIRLRLAQAVCVLGRDGAGSAYDFFREGGRIPHLGPAFFTKFLYFAGRATDVPGASPLILDSRLAERMTWFWKRRRGEPYAANARPAQWLWQGPGWSTYRYRIYLACLNRLADQLSDGGQRWTPDLVELLLFRHNPADDLGPVTAGS; encoded by the coding sequence GTGCACCTACCCGACGATGCGTCGGAGTACGACGCGGGCGTCGTCAACGGCGGGCTCCGCGACGACGAGCGAGCGTGGTTCAAGCAGAAGCTGCAGGACCTTCTCACGGCCGGCGAGCTCAGTGCGGATGAGCGCGGGTGCGTAGATCTTCAAGCGCTCGTGATGCAGCATGTCGTGACCCTGGATCCGGAACGATGGGCCGCCCGCTCCCCGGCGATCCGTGAAGGTATGCCGGCGCGCCTTTCATCTGCTGCCTGGACCGTGAGTGTCAGCCGCGGGGACGTGGCGGTGGTCGCGGCGGAATGTCGCGTCACCGGAGATTGGCTGCCGCTGCTGATTACCTCGTTCATGTGGGGCTGGGGAACCAATGGCACCGGCCCCGCAAAGCTGCAGTGGGTCCTGGAGGGCCAACAGGACCGCCTCTCACCGGTGCTGGGGCTTGACGAGATCCGGCTCCGGCTCGCGCAAGCTGTTTGCGTCCTTGGCCGGGACGGCGCGGGTTCGGCTTACGACTTCTTTCGGGAAGGCGGAAGGATCCCGCACCTGGGGCCGGCCTTCTTCACGAAGTTCCTCTACTTCGCTGGCAGGGCCACCGACGTGCCCGGCGCCTCGCCGCTGATCTTGGATAGCCGTCTCGCAGAGCGAATGACGTGGTTCTGGAAGCGGCGCCGGGGCGAGCCGTACGCGGCGAACGCGCGGCCGGCGCAGTGGCTGTGGCAGGGGCCGGGCTGGTCGACCTACCGGTACCGCATCTACCTGGCCTGCCTCAACCGACTGGCCGACCAACTGTCCGACGGCGGACAGCGGTGGACGCCGGACCTGGTAGAGCTGTTGCTCTTCCGCCACAACCCCGCCGATGACCTCGGC